From Micromonospora rhizosphaerae, the proteins below share one genomic window:
- a CDS encoding helix-turn-helix transcriptional regulator, whose amino-acid sequence MDRAALAAFLRRRREALQPEDIGLPAGARRRAPGLRREEVAALAAMSTDYYTRLEQQRGPQPSEQMLASLARALRLTGGERDYLFQIAGRNAPSSVSAATHVAPALLRVLDRLDDTPALVLSNLGETLVQNRMAEALFGDKSGYTGLARSEIYRWFTDPSERLRYPEDDRDRQSRAQVANLRAAYGSMGPQSRAGELVRALQKASAEFAELWERHEVAKRFEDHKTLIHPQLGAIELDCQALFTEDQSQALLVLTAPPRTEGYEKLQLLGVLGHERFPADARPR is encoded by the coding sequence ATGGACCGAGCAGCACTGGCGGCCTTCCTGCGCCGCCGCCGCGAGGCGCTGCAGCCCGAGGACATCGGGCTGCCCGCGGGCGCGCGCCGCCGGGCCCCGGGGCTCAGGCGGGAGGAGGTCGCGGCCCTCGCCGCGATGTCGACCGACTACTACACCCGGCTGGAGCAGCAGCGCGGCCCGCAGCCGAGCGAGCAGATGCTCGCGTCGCTCGCCCGGGCGCTGCGGCTGACCGGCGGCGAGCGCGACTACCTGTTCCAGATTGCCGGGCGCAACGCCCCCTCATCCGTGTCGGCCGCGACGCACGTCGCCCCCGCGTTGCTGAGAGTGCTGGACCGCCTCGATGACACCCCGGCGCTCGTCCTGTCCAACCTCGGGGAGACGCTCGTGCAGAACCGGATGGCTGAGGCCCTGTTCGGCGACAAGTCGGGCTACACGGGCCTCGCCCGCAGCGAGATCTACCGCTGGTTCACAGATCCCTCGGAGCGGCTGCGCTACCCCGAGGACGACCGCGACCGGCAGAGCCGGGCCCAGGTCGCGAACCTGCGCGCCGCCTACGGGTCGATGGGCCCGCAGTCGCGGGCCGGCGAGCTCGTGCGGGCGCTGCAGAAGGCGAGCGCGGAGTTTGCCGAGCTGTGGGAACGGCACGAGGTAGCCAAGCGCTTCGAGGACCACAAGACGCTCATCCACCCCCAGCTCGGCGCGATCGAGCTCGACTGCCAGGCGCTGTTCACCGAGGATCAGTCCCAGGCGCTGCTGGTGCTCACCGCGCCACCGCGCACCGAGGGCTACGAGAAGCTGCAGCTGCTCGGCGTGCTGGGGCATGAGCGCTTCCCCGCCGACGCGCGGCCCCGCTAG
- a CDS encoding SDR family oxidoreductase, giving the protein MNISGNTIFIPGSTSGIGLALALELQARGNTVVVGGRRAELLERIAAEHPGIDTVQIDTTDAASIDFAAKEVLAKHPDLNVLVTMAGIMRIEDWHEPESFLASAESVVTTNVLGPIRLIAAFIEHLQAQPDATIVTVSSGLAFAPLKVTPSYNASKAAIHMLSESIRLQLADTTVKIVELEPPAVRTSLLPGQENSEFAMPLDEFVAEVVALLESQPDAKEIQVERVKFLRYGEARGDYDQVVATLNASDPHGK; this is encoded by the coding sequence ATGAATATCTCCGGAAACACCATTTTCATCCCCGGCTCCACGAGCGGCATCGGCCTCGCCCTCGCACTCGAGCTGCAGGCCAGGGGTAACACGGTCGTCGTCGGCGGCCGGCGGGCCGAACTGCTCGAGCGGATCGCCGCAGAGCACCCTGGCATCGACACCGTGCAGATCGACACGACGGATGCCGCGAGCATCGACTTCGCCGCGAAGGAGGTGCTTGCGAAGCACCCGGACCTCAACGTCCTCGTCACGATGGCCGGCATCATGCGGATCGAGGACTGGCACGAGCCCGAGTCCTTCCTCGCCTCGGCCGAATCGGTGGTGACCACCAACGTGCTCGGCCCGATCCGCCTTATCGCCGCGTTCATCGAGCACCTGCAGGCGCAGCCGGACGCCACGATCGTCACGGTCTCGTCGGGCCTCGCGTTCGCGCCGCTCAAGGTCACGCCGAGCTACAACGCGTCGAAGGCCGCGATCCACATGCTCAGCGAGTCGATCCGGCTGCAGCTCGCCGACACGACGGTGAAGATCGTGGAGCTCGAGCCGCCGGCCGTCCGCACCTCGCTGCTGCCCGGGCAGGAGAACAGCGAGTTCGCGATGCCGCTCGACGAGTTCGTGGCGGAGGTCGTCGCCCTACTTGAGTCGCAGCCTGACGCGAAGGAGATCCAGGTCGAGCGCGTGAAGTTCCTGCGCTACGGCGAGGCGCGCGGCGACTACGACCAGGTCGTCGCGACGCTCAACGCGTCCGACCCGCACGGGAAATAG
- a CDS encoding transaminase — protein sequence MPTDFEADRIDRARLSRLLERERARFVDRHPRSATAYAGAEHLFGRVPMTWMNKNAAGFPVYVDRARGARLTDIDGHDYIDFCLGDTAAMAGHSPAPVVAAVSRRLADLGGASTMLPTEEAATVGAELSRRFGLPAWSFTLTATDANRWAIRMLRAVTGRPRVLVNSYCYHGSVDESLIVLGPDGRPRSREGNVGAPCDVTLTSRVAEFNDLDGLARELAHGDVAAVLMEPALTNIGIVLPEPGYLDGVRALTRQHGTYLINDETHTFSAGPGGATGAWGLSPDVVTIGKAIGGGVPVGAYGLSAELAAALTGRADLDLVDMGGVGGTLAGNPMSIAATRATLQEVLTDDAFAGMIEVATAFAEGIRKIIEGYALPWSVSQLGARVEYRFATPAPRTGTASAACADPDLEDYLHVYLVNRGILLTPFHNMALMCPQTTVDDVARHHEVFTDALGELLG from the coding sequence ATGCCGACGGATTTCGAAGCCGACCGGATCGACCGCGCCCGCCTCAGCAGGCTGTTGGAGCGGGAGCGGGCCAGGTTCGTCGACCGGCACCCCCGGTCGGCGACCGCGTACGCCGGCGCCGAGCACCTGTTCGGCAGGGTGCCGATGACCTGGATGAACAAGAATGCGGCCGGTTTCCCGGTGTACGTCGATCGGGCCCGCGGCGCCCGGCTCACCGACATCGACGGGCACGACTACATCGACTTCTGTCTGGGCGACACCGCTGCCATGGCCGGGCACTCCCCCGCCCCGGTCGTCGCCGCGGTCAGCCGACGACTAGCCGACCTCGGCGGGGCGAGCACCATGCTGCCCACCGAGGAGGCGGCGACGGTCGGGGCCGAGCTGAGCCGTCGCTTCGGGCTGCCGGCCTGGAGCTTCACCCTGACCGCCACTGACGCCAACCGGTGGGCCATCCGAATGCTGCGCGCTGTCACCGGCCGGCCGCGTGTCCTGGTCAACAGCTACTGCTACCACGGCTCGGTGGACGAGTCGCTGATCGTGCTCGGGCCGGACGGGCGCCCCCGCAGCCGCGAAGGCAACGTCGGCGCCCCCTGCGACGTGACCCTGACCAGCCGGGTCGCCGAGTTCAACGATCTCGACGGGCTGGCCCGCGAACTCGCCCACGGGGACGTCGCCGCGGTGCTGATGGAGCCGGCGCTGACCAACATCGGCATCGTCCTGCCGGAACCCGGCTACCTCGACGGGGTCCGCGCGCTCACCCGACAGCACGGCACCTACCTCATCAACGACGAGACGCACACCTTCTCCGCCGGACCTGGCGGCGCGACGGGCGCGTGGGGCCTGTCACCGGACGTGGTCACGATCGGCAAGGCCATCGGCGGCGGAGTACCGGTCGGCGCGTACGGCCTGTCTGCCGAACTCGCCGCCGCCTTGACGGGCCGGGCGGACCTCGACCTGGTGGACATGGGCGGGGTGGGAGGCACGCTCGCCGGCAACCCGATGTCGATCGCCGCCACCCGAGCCACCCTGCAGGAGGTCCTCACCGACGACGCGTTCGCCGGCATGATCGAGGTGGCGACCGCCTTCGCCGAGGGCATCCGCAAAATCATCGAGGGGTACGCGCTGCCCTGGTCGGTGAGCCAGCTCGGCGCGCGGGTGGAGTACCGCTTCGCCACTCCGGCACCCCGCACCGGCACCGCATCGGCCGCCTGCGCCGACCCCGACCTGGAGGACTACCTGCACGTCTACCTGGTCAACCGGGGCATCTTGCTGACCCCGTTCCACAACATGGCGCTGATGTGCCCGCAGACCACCGTCGACGACGTCGCCCGGCACCACGAGGTCTTCACCGACGCGCTCGGCGAGCTGCTGGGGTGA
- a CDS encoding cadmium resistance transporter, with protein sequence MADLGGTLATAVGLFAGTNVDDIIVLTVLFLSARASGRPRPWQVWAGQYAGIAVLIAVSAVTALGLTIVPDRWVGFLGLVPFALGVRGLVRAIRARNEDEPPDPAVATGLLSVAGVTIANGADNISVYTPVFRTIGLTNSLITVAVFAVGVAVWCLAGSWLGSHRKVIEVVQRFGHWIVPAVFMVIGAVIVIEAGR encoded by the coding sequence GTGGCAGATCTGGGCGGCACGCTCGCTACCGCGGTGGGGCTGTTCGCCGGCACCAACGTTGACGACATCATCGTGTTGACGGTGCTGTTCCTGTCCGCGCGGGCATCCGGACGGCCTCGCCCGTGGCAGGTGTGGGCTGGCCAGTACGCCGGCATCGCGGTGCTGATCGCGGTCTCCGCCGTCACCGCCCTCGGGTTGACGATCGTGCCGGACCGGTGGGTGGGCTTCCTCGGCCTGGTTCCTTTCGCGCTGGGGGTGCGTGGCCTCGTCCGCGCCATCCGGGCCCGTAACGAGGACGAACCACCGGACCCCGCGGTCGCCACCGGTCTGCTGTCGGTGGCCGGCGTGACCATCGCCAACGGGGCCGACAACATCTCGGTCTACACGCCCGTGTTCCGCACGATCGGCCTCACCAACAGCCTCATCACCGTCGCCGTCTTCGCCGTCGGCGTCGCCGTGTGGTGTCTCGCCGGATCGTGGCTGGGCTCGCACAGGAAGGTCATCGAGGTAGTCCAACGCTTTGGGCACTGGATCGTGCCCGCCGTGTTCATGGTCATCGGCGCGGTCATCGTGATCGAGGCCGGGAGATAG
- a CDS encoding ArnT family glycosyltransferase, whose translation MPFLWAGLGMDEGGYAHVVQQWSRGARLYGEAWLDRPQGLLLTYRILLWVNDDGWTIRLGAVLAGLAITVLVGLIGWLLVGRRAGVTAAGLYAVVGVAPNIEGFTLNGELLASAPATLAVAAALLWHRYRSAGWLVTAGLAAGVATTMKPSGLDGIAAGLVVVLLGTRPGRVAGSPPALFLSASAVPVGLSALHGWHLGWHEYWTALAGYQFAAMGGPVAGPGARWADFTSSLGPAARDLAVVAAAAGVGLRRLRGSRSARRVLLAWLGGAALGVNLGGSYWPHYYLQLLPPLTVLAAAAIATIRRPRLRTTAAVTAVLPQLVWLAALVPATPDQRQHRIPYYGLARRDERIAAVIRTETSPEDRIFVLVSESNIYFLAQRTTDYPYLWGKPIEKIPDALPRLRGMLDGPDRPALVVLNSDPGKVDRSGELGRILASHYRTGRMVDGVPLLTAA comes from the coding sequence ATGCCCTTCCTCTGGGCCGGGCTCGGCATGGACGAAGGGGGCTACGCGCACGTCGTGCAGCAGTGGTCCCGGGGGGCCCGGCTGTACGGGGAGGCATGGCTGGACCGTCCCCAGGGGCTGCTGCTGACGTACCGGATCCTGCTCTGGGTCAATGACGACGGCTGGACCATCCGGCTGGGTGCGGTGCTCGCCGGGCTGGCCATCACGGTGCTGGTCGGACTGATCGGCTGGCTCCTCGTGGGTCGTCGGGCGGGGGTCACGGCAGCCGGGCTGTACGCCGTGGTCGGGGTCGCCCCGAACATCGAGGGCTTCACCCTCAACGGGGAACTGCTCGCCAGCGCCCCGGCAACCCTGGCCGTGGCCGCCGCCCTGCTCTGGCACCGGTACCGATCAGCGGGTTGGCTCGTCACGGCCGGCCTCGCGGCGGGCGTCGCCACCACGATGAAGCCGTCCGGCCTGGACGGGATCGCCGCCGGTCTGGTTGTGGTCCTCCTGGGTACGCGGCCCGGTCGGGTGGCCGGGTCGCCTCCGGCGCTCTTCCTTAGCGCGTCCGCCGTACCGGTCGGGTTGTCCGCCCTGCACGGCTGGCACCTCGGCTGGCACGAGTACTGGACGGCGCTCGCCGGCTACCAGTTCGCCGCGATGGGTGGCCCCGTCGCCGGGCCCGGTGCCCGCTGGGCGGACTTCACGAGCAGTCTCGGCCCCGCCGCCCGGGACCTGGCGGTGGTGGCGGCGGCGGCCGGCGTCGGGCTCCGCCGGCTGCGCGGCTCGCGGTCGGCGAGGCGGGTCCTGCTGGCCTGGCTCGGCGGCGCAGCCCTGGGGGTGAACCTCGGTGGCTCGTACTGGCCGCACTACTACCTGCAGCTGCTCCCGCCGCTCACCGTGCTGGCCGCAGCCGCGATCGCCACCATCCGCCGGCCCCGGCTGCGTACCACGGCAGCCGTGACGGCCGTGCTGCCCCAGCTGGTCTGGTTGGCCGCACTGGTGCCGGCCACCCCCGACCAGCGGCAGCATCGGATCCCCTACTACGGCCTCGCCCGCCGGGACGAGCGGATCGCCGCGGTCATCCGCACCGAGACCTCCCCAGAGGACCGGATCTTCGTACTCGTCTCGGAGAGCAACATCTACTTCCTCGCACAGCGGACGACCGACTACCCGTACCTCTGGGGCAAGCCGATCGAGAAGATCCCGGACGCGCTGCCCCGCCTGCGCGGCATGCTCGACGGCCCGGACCGCCCGGCACTGGTCGTGCTGAACAGCGACCCCGGGAAGGTGGACAGGTCCGGTGAGTTGGGCCGGATCCTCGCCTCGCACTACCGCACCGGGCGGATGGTGGACGGGGTGCCCCTGCTGACCGCCGCCTAG
- a CDS encoding acyltransferase family protein has product MLDGLRLIAALMVVMYHYFGFASMPSAYGWLGVQLFFLISGFVICMSGMGHTVGQFATSRIVRLFPAYWFGVLLTSAFLLIWHVRRAPTIGEIAVNVTMLQGGLGVRSVDGVYWTLWAELRFYLLFSLVVWFGVTYRRAVAFCVVWLLGAVLTMKTPGIANTVFVSEWAPYFVAGIAFFLIHRYGQNVLLWGIVAVCFLISENHILALTAHTNKIAGRSDLPAWPAGLLLALFFALMAAVALGWLRVDWKWLSVAGALTYPLYLIHQYVGWTILAKLADLPYLPLRLGLVAFMLAAAWCIHRFVERPMARRMRPALARAFSSLDAPVLARSRRLLQPGRGTAPR; this is encoded by the coding sequence GTGCTTGACGGTTTGCGCCTCATCGCCGCGCTCATGGTCGTGATGTACCACTATTTCGGCTTCGCCTCCATGCCGAGCGCGTACGGATGGCTCGGTGTCCAACTGTTCTTCCTGATCAGTGGATTCGTCATCTGCATGAGCGGCATGGGTCACACGGTCGGCCAGTTCGCGACGTCGCGGATCGTCCGACTGTTCCCCGCGTACTGGTTCGGCGTGCTGCTCACGAGCGCATTCCTGCTGATCTGGCACGTCCGCAGGGCGCCGACCATCGGCGAGATCGCCGTCAACGTGACCATGCTGCAAGGCGGCCTGGGGGTGCGGTCGGTGGACGGCGTCTACTGGACGCTCTGGGCGGAACTGCGGTTCTACCTGCTGTTCTCGCTCGTCGTGTGGTTCGGCGTGACGTACCGGCGCGCTGTCGCGTTCTGCGTTGTCTGGCTCTTGGGCGCCGTGCTCACGATGAAGACGCCGGGCATCGCGAACACCGTGTTCGTCTCCGAGTGGGCGCCGTACTTCGTCGCCGGTATCGCGTTCTTCCTGATCCACCGGTACGGCCAGAACGTGCTGCTGTGGGGGATCGTCGCGGTCTGCTTCCTGATCAGCGAGAACCACATCCTCGCGCTCACCGCCCATACCAACAAGATCGCGGGGCGTTCCGACCTGCCGGCCTGGCCCGCGGGCCTGCTGTTGGCCCTGTTCTTCGCGCTGATGGCGGCCGTGGCACTGGGCTGGCTGCGGGTGGACTGGAAGTGGCTGAGCGTGGCCGGGGCGCTCACGTATCCGCTCTACCTGATCCACCAGTACGTCGGCTGGACCATCCTCGCGAAGTTGGCTGACCTGCCGTATCTGCCGCTTCGGCTCGGACTTGTCGCGTTCATGCTGGCCGCGGCGTGGTGCATCCATCGGTTCGTGGAGCGTCCCATGGCGCGGCGTATGCGTCCGGCGCTCGCCAGGGCGTTCAGCTCACTCGACGCACCTGTTCTGGCGCGGTCGAGGCGTCTTCTCCAGCCTGGTCGCGGCACCGCGCCTCGGTAG
- a CDS encoding TIGR03619 family F420-dependent LLM class oxidoreductase, with protein sequence MEVGFAPPVSGSWATPENMIHIARRAELLGYHSLWTFQRLLVPADLGWSETYHSVQDPVTTLAFLAAHTTRIRLGVAVLNMPFLSPVLLAKQTATLDILSGGRLDVGLGLGWADEEYQATGASRHRRGQRAAEFIAVLRSLWQDDVTEHRGEFYRVPPTRMEPKPVQRPHPPILLGGQAPQALSRAGRLADGWVSGSQADLKRIGEAVAAVKAAAESAGRDPGSLRFVCRGAVRVRRGGPADREPLTGTLEQIRSDFGRLAEAGITEVFVDLNFDPEIGSPRADAQASLRRADEVLDALAPTSLT encoded by the coding sequence GTGGAGGTTGGATTCGCCCCGCCCGTCTCCGGCTCATGGGCCACGCCGGAAAACATGATCCACATCGCCCGCCGCGCCGAGCTGCTCGGCTACCACTCGCTGTGGACGTTCCAACGTCTGTTGGTGCCTGCCGACCTCGGCTGGAGCGAGACGTACCACAGCGTTCAGGACCCGGTGACCACGCTGGCGTTCCTCGCGGCCCACACCACGCGGATCCGGCTCGGCGTCGCGGTGCTCAACATGCCGTTCCTTTCCCCGGTGCTGCTGGCCAAGCAGACCGCGACCCTCGACATCCTCTCCGGCGGACGGCTCGACGTCGGGCTCGGTCTGGGCTGGGCGGACGAGGAGTACCAGGCCACGGGGGCGAGCAGGCATCGGCGGGGCCAGCGGGCTGCCGAGTTCATCGCCGTTCTGCGCAGCCTGTGGCAGGACGACGTCACCGAGCATCGCGGCGAGTTCTACCGGGTCCCGCCGACGCGGATGGAGCCGAAGCCGGTGCAGCGACCGCATCCGCCGATCCTGCTCGGTGGCCAGGCGCCGCAGGCGCTGAGCCGGGCGGGTCGGCTCGCCGACGGCTGGGTCAGTGGCAGCCAGGCCGACCTGAAGCGCATCGGCGAGGCGGTCGCGGCGGTCAAGGCCGCCGCGGAGAGCGCCGGCCGCGATCCGGGCTCGTTGCGGTTCGTCTGCCGGGGCGCCGTCCGGGTACGCCGAGGCGGCCCGGCCGATCGCGAACCGCTCACCGGCACGCTCGAGCAGATCCGGTCGGATTTCGGCAGACTCGCCGAGGCCGGCATCACGGAGGTGTTCGTCGACCTCAACTTCGATCCGGAGATCGGCTCACCCCGCGCGGACGCGCAGGCGTCGCTGCGACGTGCCGACGAGGTGCTTGACGCCCTCGCCCCGACCTCCTTGACCTAG
- a CDS encoding TIGR03668 family PPOX class F420-dependent oxidoreductase, whose translation MPANELRRRVGSARVARLATVGSDGRPHLVAVTFVLLGDVVYHAVDEKPKRHRRLRRLENIRATGQACLLIDEYDEDWSKLWWVRLDGHGRLVEDPAEEAAARAALAAKYPQYVERPPGGPVVAVTVTHWSAWAAAEGALDPAG comes from the coding sequence GTGCCCGCCAACGAACTCCGGCGTCGGGTCGGGTCGGCCCGGGTGGCCCGGCTGGCCACGGTCGGGTCCGACGGTCGTCCACATCTGGTGGCGGTCACGTTCGTCCTGCTCGGCGACGTCGTCTACCACGCCGTCGACGAGAAGCCCAAGCGTCACCGGCGGCTACGCCGGCTGGAGAACATCCGGGCGACGGGACAGGCCTGCCTGCTCATCGACGAGTACGACGAAGACTGGTCGAAGCTGTGGTGGGTCCGGCTGGACGGACACGGCCGGCTGGTCGAAGACCCGGCGGAGGAGGCCGCGGCCCGGGCCGCGCTGGCCGCCAAGTATCCGCAGTATGTAGAGCGGCCACCGGGCGGGCCGGTCGTCGCGGTCACGGTGACCCACTGGTCGGCCTGGGCGGCGGCGGAAGGAGCACTGGATCCGGCCGGGTGA
- a CDS encoding inositol monophosphatase family protein produces the protein MVITDRDLVIRAAEAGAGVVRAAYGASLTRFEKSAGDFATAADIDAERAVLDVLRTARPGDAVIAEESGRTGAADRTWLVDPLCGTLNYAARTPLVAVNVALRTGSDITVAASADPFAEEVFWAEGGHAYVRRHGVDSELVPSADSRLVDVNLDPPFPNSPAFRAVRLLANPEFVERFRPRVVSTTLAVAWVAAGRRAAYVTDGHLRDSVHFASGIALCQAAGCVVTGIQGQPLHTGAGGLLVAADQETHATLLALIASQFLTG, from the coding sequence ATGGTGATCACGGATCGCGATCTGGTCATCCGCGCGGCGGAGGCCGGCGCCGGGGTGGTGCGCGCCGCGTACGGCGCGTCGCTGACCCGCTTCGAGAAGTCCGCGGGGGACTTCGCCACCGCCGCCGACATCGACGCGGAGAGGGCCGTCCTCGACGTTCTTCGGACCGCGCGACCCGGCGACGCCGTCATCGCGGAGGAGAGCGGACGTACGGGGGCAGCCGACCGCACCTGGCTGGTCGACCCGTTGTGCGGCACCCTGAACTACGCCGCGCGAACCCCGCTGGTCGCGGTGAACGTCGCCCTGCGGACGGGCTCCGACATCACGGTGGCGGCCTCCGCCGACCCCTTCGCCGAGGAGGTGTTCTGGGCGGAAGGCGGCCACGCGTACGTCCGCCGCCACGGCGTGGACTCCGAACTCGTGCCGTCGGCCGATTCGCGGCTGGTGGACGTGAATCTCGACCCGCCGTTTCCGAACAGTCCCGCGTTCCGGGCCGTCCGACTGCTCGCGAACCCCGAGTTCGTCGAGCGGTTCCGGCCGCGCGTGGTCTCGACAACCCTGGCGGTGGCCTGGGTCGCCGCCGGGCGGCGCGCCGCGTACGTGACCGACGGCCACCTGCGGGACAGCGTGCACTTCGCCAGCGGGATCGCCCTGTGCCAGGCGGCCGGATGCGTGGTGACCGGCATCCAGGGGCAGCCGCTGCACACCGGCGCCGGCGGGCTCCTCGTCGCGGCGGACCAGGAGACGCACGCGACCTTGCTGGCCCTGATCGCGAGTCAGTTTCTAACCGGATGA
- a CDS encoding VOC family protein, translating to MIANISIVSVFVKDIDAAKAFYLDVLGFAEHTDITLGDGYRWCTVKHPSQPELQVHLTIPGPPFSPEFVDALRREQDGGGMFGLGLAVDDCRKTYEDLRAKGVEFLQEPAERPYGVEALARDNSGNWLVLVEQREFTPADFS from the coding sequence ATGATTGCCAACATCTCGATCGTCAGCGTGTTCGTGAAGGACATCGACGCCGCGAAGGCGTTCTACCTCGACGTGCTCGGCTTCGCCGAGCACACCGACATCACCCTCGGGGACGGCTACCGCTGGTGCACCGTCAAGCACCCGAGCCAGCCGGAGCTGCAGGTCCACCTGACCATCCCCGGTCCACCGTTCTCGCCGGAGTTCGTGGACGCCTTGCGGCGGGAGCAGGACGGGGGCGGCATGTTCGGCCTCGGTCTGGCCGTGGACGACTGCCGCAAAACCTACGAGGACCTGCGGGCCAAGGGGGTGGAGTTCCTCCAGGAGCCGGCCGAGCGCCCGTACGGCGTGGAGGCACTCGCCCGCGACAACTCCGGCAACTGGTTGGTGCTGGTCGAACAACGGGAGTTCACCCCGGCCGACTTCAGCTGA
- a CDS encoding helix-turn-helix domain-containing protein, giving the protein MSAPPRRAPGDLLVHLRRARDHIDRHYAEPLDLAAVAAVAGISKYHFQRLFTATYGVSPAAHLSRRRVERAQDLLRATNLTVTEVCHAVGFASLGSFSSRFRELVGETPRDFQRRWAVTGAPRIPGCFVFMWGLAERRGFATEEKPDSPAGA; this is encoded by the coding sequence ATGAGCGCACCGCCCCGCCGGGCCCCGGGTGACCTGCTGGTTCATCTCCGCCGGGCCCGTGACCACATCGACCGCCACTACGCCGAGCCGCTGGACCTCGCGGCGGTAGCCGCGGTTGCCGGCATCAGCAAGTACCACTTCCAGCGGCTCTTCACCGCCACGTACGGCGTCTCCCCGGCCGCGCATCTCTCCCGCCGGCGGGTGGAACGGGCACAGGACCTGCTGCGCGCCACCAACCTCACCGTCACCGAGGTCTGCCACGCCGTGGGCTTCGCCAGCCTCGGCTCGTTCAGCAGCCGGTTCCGCGAGCTGGTCGGGGAGACGCCGAGGGATTTCCAGCGCCGCTGGGCCGTCACCGGCGCACCCCGCATACCAGGCTGTTTCGTCTTCATGTGGGGGCTGGCCGAACGGCGCGGCTTCGCAACCGAGGAGAAGCCGGACTCCCCCGCAGGTGCCTAG
- a CDS encoding PucR family transcriptional regulator, with protein sequence MLDQSGTTRRAARLELDERVATRLRDRLPVVAERTVSAITAEVPGYSGALTGAMREKIENAVRLALGTFLQLIEKAQSSDPSTPLTPALEAAYALGSGEARSGRSMDALLAAYRIGARVAWREVSTTTVQAGLAAETVAEFAELMFAYIDELSAASVAGHADELASAGRVRRRYLERLIEQLLAGEPEDTLRLSAERADWPPPQTLTVVLLPRSNLRAVLALLSPHTLESGEDLPGVDLAEEMAVLLVPDMHGGCRRQLARVLHGHRAVLGPARPWSRVGGSYERATRALALGLGRRDADAPVDTEQHLAELVLSMDPEGLADLRAQALQPLASLPPATAHRLAETLRSWLLHQGRRDDVAAELFVHPQTVRYRMGKLRELYGDRLHDPATVLALTLALAMPPAALEG encoded by the coding sequence ATGTTGGACCAGTCCGGGACGACCCGCCGCGCCGCCCGGCTCGAACTGGACGAACGGGTGGCGACCCGGCTGCGCGACCGCCTCCCGGTGGTCGCGGAGCGGACGGTCAGCGCGATCACCGCCGAGGTGCCCGGCTACTCCGGCGCGCTCACCGGCGCGATGCGCGAGAAGATCGAGAACGCGGTGCGCCTCGCGCTCGGCACGTTTCTGCAGCTCATCGAGAAGGCCCAGTCCTCCGACCCGAGCACGCCGCTCACCCCGGCGCTGGAGGCCGCGTACGCGCTCGGCAGCGGGGAGGCGCGCTCCGGCCGGAGCATGGACGCGCTGCTGGCCGCGTACCGGATCGGGGCCCGGGTGGCCTGGCGGGAGGTCTCCACCACCACCGTGCAGGCCGGGCTGGCCGCCGAGACCGTCGCCGAGTTCGCCGAGCTGATGTTCGCGTACATCGACGAACTCTCCGCCGCCAGCGTGGCCGGGCACGCCGACGAGCTGGCCAGCGCCGGCCGGGTCCGACGCCGCTACCTGGAACGGCTCATCGAGCAGCTGCTCGCCGGCGAGCCGGAGGACACCCTGCGGCTCAGCGCCGAGCGGGCGGACTGGCCACCGCCGCAGACGCTGACCGTCGTCCTGCTGCCGCGCAGCAACCTGCGCGCGGTGCTGGCGCTGCTCAGCCCGCACACCCTCGAGAGCGGGGAGGACCTGCCCGGGGTCGACCTCGCCGAGGAGATGGCGGTGCTGCTGGTGCCGGACATGCACGGCGGCTGCCGGCGGCAACTCGCCCGGGTGCTGCACGGACACCGGGCGGTCCTCGGGCCGGCCCGCCCGTGGAGCCGGGTGGGCGGGTCCTACGAGCGGGCCACCCGGGCGCTGGCGCTCGGGCTCGGCCGACGGGACGCCGATGCGCCGGTGGACACCGAGCAGCACCTCGCCGAGCTGGTGCTCAGCATGGACCCGGAGGGGCTGGCCGACCTGCGCGCCCAGGCGCTGCAGCCGCTGGCTTCGCTACCGCCGGCCACCGCGCACCGGCTCGCCGAGACGCTGCGCTCCTGGCTGCTGCATCAGGGCCGGCGCGACGACGTGGCGGCCGAACTCTTCGTGCATCCGCAGACCGTCCGCTACCGGATGGGCAAGCTGCGGGAGCTGTACGGCGACCGCCTGCACGACCCGGCCACCGTCCTCGCCCTGACCCTCGCCCTGGCGATGCCCCCGGCCGCCCTCGAGGGCTGA